From Micromonospora nigra, one genomic window encodes:
- the katG gene encoding catalase/peroxidase HPI, whose protein sequence is MSNAPQDNASSSAQGVDKKAAAGCPVAHDSVTAHGSESENPAIDSPTAKTGGRPRTNRDWWPNQLDLSVLHAHSSKGNPLGENFSYAKEFTKLDVEALKQDITQVLTTSQDWWPADFGHYGGLMIRMSWHAAGTYRIEDGRGGAGDGGQRFAPLNSWPDNANLDKARRLLWPVKQKYGQQISWADLLVLAGNVALESMGFKTFGFGFGREDVWEPEEIFWGPEDTWLGDERYASEKEMTAGVGATEMGLIYVNPEGPRGNADPLAAAHFIRETFARMAMNDEETVALIAGGHTFGKTHGAGIADDHVGPEPEAAPLESQGLGWLSTHGSGKGADTITSGLEVTWTDRPTQWSNRFFEILFGYEWELTTSPGGAKQWVAKDAEAIIPDAYDPAKKHKPTMLTTDLSLRVDPAYEKISRRFLENPDEFALAFAKAWYKLLHRDMGPVSRFLGPWVAEPQLWQDPVPAVDHELVGDADIAALKAKVLESGLTTAQLVSTAWASAASFRYTDKRGGANGARIRLEPQRSWEVNQPEQLATVLETLEGIQREFNDAGGAKISLADLIVLAGSAAVEKSARDAGVEVTVPFRPGRTDATAEQTDVESFRVLEPRADGFRNYLRAGEKTQPEVLLVDRAYMLNLTAPEMTVLVGGLRSLGANVGGARHGVLTDRPGVLTNDFFVNLLSPGTRWKVSESEEHVYEIRDLATDEVKWTATAVDLVFGSNSQLRALSEVYASQDARDKFVADFVAAWTKVMELDRFDLS, encoded by the coding sequence TTGAGCAACGCACCACAGGACAACGCGTCGTCCAGCGCCCAGGGCGTGGACAAGAAGGCGGCGGCCGGCTGCCCGGTCGCGCACGATTCCGTGACCGCGCACGGCAGTGAGAGCGAGAACCCGGCGATCGACTCGCCGACCGCGAAGACCGGCGGTCGTCCGCGTACCAACCGGGACTGGTGGCCCAACCAGCTCGACCTGTCGGTGCTGCACGCCCACTCGTCCAAGGGCAACCCCCTGGGGGAGAACTTCAGCTACGCCAAGGAGTTCACCAAGCTCGACGTCGAGGCGCTCAAGCAGGACATCACCCAGGTCCTCACCACCTCGCAGGACTGGTGGCCGGCCGACTTCGGCCACTACGGCGGCCTGATGATCCGGATGAGCTGGCACGCCGCCGGCACGTACCGCATCGAGGACGGTCGTGGCGGGGCTGGCGACGGTGGTCAGCGGTTCGCTCCGCTCAACAGCTGGCCGGACAACGCCAACCTCGACAAGGCCCGCCGGCTGCTGTGGCCGGTCAAGCAGAAGTACGGCCAGCAGATCTCGTGGGCCGACCTGCTCGTGCTGGCCGGCAACGTCGCCCTGGAGTCGATGGGGTTCAAGACGTTCGGCTTCGGCTTCGGTCGCGAGGACGTGTGGGAGCCCGAGGAGATCTTCTGGGGCCCGGAGGACACCTGGCTCGGCGACGAGCGCTACGCCTCCGAGAAGGAGATGACCGCTGGCGTCGGGGCGACCGAGATGGGTCTCATCTACGTCAACCCGGAGGGCCCCCGTGGCAACGCGGACCCGCTCGCGGCGGCGCACTTCATCCGGGAGACCTTCGCCCGGATGGCGATGAACGACGAGGAGACCGTCGCCCTCATCGCCGGTGGCCACACCTTCGGCAAGACCCACGGTGCCGGCATCGCCGACGACCACGTGGGCCCCGAGCCGGAGGCCGCCCCGCTGGAGTCGCAGGGCCTGGGCTGGCTGAGCACCCACGGCAGCGGCAAGGGCGCGGACACGATCACCAGCGGCCTCGAGGTGACGTGGACCGACCGGCCGACGCAGTGGAGCAACCGCTTCTTCGAGATCCTCTTCGGCTACGAGTGGGAGCTCACCACGAGCCCCGGCGGCGCGAAGCAGTGGGTCGCCAAGGACGCCGAGGCGATCATCCCGGACGCCTACGACCCGGCGAAGAAGCACAAGCCGACGATGCTCACGACCGACCTGTCGTTGCGCGTCGACCCGGCGTACGAGAAGATCTCGCGCCGCTTCCTGGAGAACCCGGACGAGTTCGCATTGGCGTTCGCCAAGGCCTGGTACAAGCTGCTGCACCGCGACATGGGTCCGGTCAGCCGCTTCCTCGGGCCGTGGGTCGCCGAACCTCAGCTGTGGCAGGACCCGGTGCCGGCCGTCGACCACGAACTCGTCGGTGACGCCGACATCGCCGCCCTCAAGGCGAAGGTGCTGGAGTCCGGCCTCACGACCGCCCAGCTGGTCTCCACCGCCTGGGCCTCCGCCGCGAGCTTCCGGTACACCGACAAGCGTGGCGGTGCCAACGGTGCCCGGATCCGTCTGGAGCCGCAGCGTAGCTGGGAGGTCAACCAGCCCGAGCAGCTCGCAACGGTGCTGGAGACCCTTGAGGGCATCCAGCGGGAGTTCAACGACGCCGGCGGCGCCAAGATCTCGCTCGCCGACCTGATCGTGCTGGCCGGCTCGGCCGCCGTCGAGAAGTCGGCGCGCGACGCGGGCGTCGAGGTGACCGTGCCGTTCCGCCCGGGCCGCACCGACGCCACCGCCGAGCAGACCGACGTCGAGTCCTTCCGGGTCCTCGAGCCGCGCGCCGACGGGTTCCGCAACTACCTGCGGGCCGGGGAGAAGACCCAGCCGGAGGTGCTGCTCGTCGACCGCGCCTACATGCTCAACCTGACCGCGCCCGAGATGACGGTCCTCGTCGGCGGCCTGCGGTCCCTCGGGGCCAATGTCGGCGGCGCGCGGCACGGCGTCCTCACCGACCGGCCCGGCGTGCTCACCAACGACTTCTTCGTCAACCTGCTCTCCCCGGGCACCCGGTGGAAGGTGTCGGAGTCCGAGGAGCACGTGTACGAGATCCGGGATCTGGCCACCGACGAGGTGAAGTGGACCGCCACCGCGGTCGACCTCGTCTTCGGTTCCAACTCCCAGCTGCGGGCCCTCTCGGAGGTCTACGCCAGCCAGGACGCGCGGGACAAGTTCGTCGCCGACTTCGTCGCGGCCTGGACCAAGGTCATGGAACTCGACCGGTTCGACCTCTCCTGA
- a CDS encoding Fur family transcriptional regulator, which produces MTGDFEAQLRAVSLRVTRPRLAVLAALRDHPHVDTDTVIRLVRAGHPTVSHQAIYDVLRALTDAGLVRRIQPAGAIARYESRVGDNHHHIVCRSCGVIADVDCVVGRAPCLTASDDHGFVVDEAEVVYWGTCPDCATERTTQ; this is translated from the coding sequence ATGACGGGCGACTTCGAGGCACAGCTACGGGCTGTCTCGTTGCGCGTGACCCGGCCCAGGTTGGCGGTGCTCGCGGCGCTTCGCGACCACCCGCACGTCGACACCGACACCGTGATCAGGCTGGTCCGGGCCGGCCATCCCACCGTCTCCCACCAGGCGATCTACGACGTGCTGCGGGCACTCACCGACGCCGGTCTGGTGCGGCGCATCCAGCCCGCCGGCGCGATCGCCCGGTACGAGTCCCGGGTGGGCGACAACCACCACCACATCGTCTGCCGCTCCTGCGGCGTGATCGCCGACGTGGACTGCGTCGTCGGCCGTGCCCCCTGTCTCACCGCCTCGGACGACCACGGGTTCGTGGTCGACGAGGCGGAGGTCGTCTACTGGGGCACCTGCCCCGACTGCGCGACCGAACGCACCACCCAGTGA